A window from Chiroxiphia lanceolata isolate bChiLan1 chromosome 3, bChiLan1.pri, whole genome shotgun sequence encodes these proteins:
- the FNDC4 gene encoding fibronectin type III domain-containing protein 4 isoform X1 has translation MARVSALLSPVLVLFGCDLCLVRANRPPSPVNVTVTQLKANSATVSWDVPEGDVVIGYAILQQRQDGQMQRFIREVNTTNRACVLWDLAEDADYIIQVQSIGLYGESQASKRVHFRTLKETDRLPSNSSNQGDITMEGLDKDRQLQTGEIIIIVAVLLMWAAVIALFCRQYDIIKDNDSNNNKEKTKPSSEHSTPERPSGGLLRSKKKSPSVNIIEV, from the exons ATGGCCCGCGTCTCGGCGCTGCTCAGCCCCGTCCTGGTGCTCTTCGGCTGCGACCTCTGCCTCGTGCGAGCCA ACAGGCCACCGTCCCCTGTCAACGTGACTGTGACACAGCTGAAGGCAAACTCTGCCACAGTCTCCTGGGACGTCCCAGAAGGAGATGTGGTCATCGGCTATGCCATCCTACAGCAG CGGCAGGACGGGCAGATGCAGCGCTTCATCCGGGAGGTGAACACCACCAACCGTGCCTGCGTGCTGTGGGACCTGGCAGAGGATGCCGACTACATCATCCAGGTGCAGAGCATCGGCCTGTATGGGGAGAGCCAGGCCAGCAAGCGTGTCCACTTCCGCACCCTGAAGGAGACCGACCGCCTGCCTTCCAACAGCTCCAACCAAG GTGACATCACCATGGAAGGGCTGGACAAAGACCGGCAGCTGCAGACAGGCGAGATTATCATCATCGTGGCTGTGCTGCTCATGTGGGCAG CGGTGATTGCCCTGTTCTGCAGACAGTATGACATCATCAAGGATAACGACTCCAATAACAACAAGGAGAAGACAAAGCCAtcctcagagcacagcacaCCTGAGCGACCGAGCGGAGGGCTGCTGCGGAGCAAG AAGAAATCTCCCTCGGTCAATA
- the FNDC4 gene encoding fibronectin type III domain-containing protein 4 isoform X2, translated as MARVSALLSPVLVLFGCDLCLVRANRPPSPVNVTVTQLKANSATVSWDVPEGDVVIGYAILQQRQDGQMQRFIREVNTTNRACVLWDLAEDADYIIQVQSIGLYGESQASKRVHFRTLKETDRLPSNSSNQGDITMEGLDKDRQLQTGEIIIIVAVLLMWAAVIALFCRQYDIIKDNDSNNNKEKTKPSSEHSTPERPSGGLLRSKKSPSVNIIEV; from the exons ATGGCCCGCGTCTCGGCGCTGCTCAGCCCCGTCCTGGTGCTCTTCGGCTGCGACCTCTGCCTCGTGCGAGCCA ACAGGCCACCGTCCCCTGTCAACGTGACTGTGACACAGCTGAAGGCAAACTCTGCCACAGTCTCCTGGGACGTCCCAGAAGGAGATGTGGTCATCGGCTATGCCATCCTACAGCAG CGGCAGGACGGGCAGATGCAGCGCTTCATCCGGGAGGTGAACACCACCAACCGTGCCTGCGTGCTGTGGGACCTGGCAGAGGATGCCGACTACATCATCCAGGTGCAGAGCATCGGCCTGTATGGGGAGAGCCAGGCCAGCAAGCGTGTCCACTTCCGCACCCTGAAGGAGACCGACCGCCTGCCTTCCAACAGCTCCAACCAAG GTGACATCACCATGGAAGGGCTGGACAAAGACCGGCAGCTGCAGACAGGCGAGATTATCATCATCGTGGCTGTGCTGCTCATGTGGGCAG CGGTGATTGCCCTGTTCTGCAGACAGTATGACATCATCAAGGATAACGACTCCAATAACAACAAGGAGAAGACAAAGCCAtcctcagagcacagcacaCCTGAGCGACCGAGCGGAGGGCTGCTGCGGAGCAAG AAATCTCCCTCGGTCAATA